A stretch of Primulina tabacum isolate GXHZ01 chromosome 13, ASM2559414v2, whole genome shotgun sequence DNA encodes these proteins:
- the LOC142522761 gene encoding bidirectional sugar transporter NEC1-like → MAIPSSDQLALGFGLLGNIIGFLVFLAPVPTFYTICKRKSSEGFQSIPYSVALMSASLLLYYAILKTNAILIVSVNCIGCVIESIYLFIYLIYAQKKAKIFTIRLILILNVGVIGLVVAISFIVFKGSNRVSLVGWTCAAVNVAVFAAPLSIMKRVIQTKSVEFMPFTLSFFLTLSATLWFFYGFFVKDYYIAFPNVLGFLLGVLQMILYFIYKKHPKGAPTKSNLEDTSTTQNKEIGVHVTSENNTMNPRRIEMKTMNPPENIELCLKLED, encoded by the exons ATGGCAATACCTTCTTCTGATCAGTTGGCTTTAGGATTTGGCCTTTTGG GGAATATTATTGGGTTCCTCGTCTTCTTGGCACCAGT GCCTACATTTTACACAATTTGCAAGAGGAAATCGTCGGAAGGGtttcaatcaataccatattcaGTGGCACTTATGAGTGCATCCTTATTGTTATACTATGCGATTCTTAAGACAAATGCGATCTTGATTGTTTCCGTTAATTGCATTGGATGCGTTATCGAGTCCATTTATCTCTTCATATATCTTATATATGCACAAAAAAAGGCAAAG ATATTTACCATACGGTTGATTCTAATACTCAATGTGGGAGTAATAGGGTTGGTGGTGGCAATTTCTTTCATTGTATTTAAAGGATCGAATAGGGTTTCTCTCGTAGGATGGACATGTGCCGCAGTTAATGTAGCCGTATTCGCTGCTCCTTTAAGCATCATG AAACGAGTGATACAAACAAAAAGCGTAGAGTTTATGCCATTCACTCTATCATTCTTCCTCACCCTTAGTGCTACACTGTGGTTCTTCTATGGGTTTTTCGTGAAGGACTACTACATTGCA TTTCCAAATGTTTTGGGATTTTTACTCGGAGTTCTTCAAATGATATTGTACTTCATTTACAAGAAACACCCGAAGGGTGCCCCAACCAAATCAAATCTCGAGGATACTAGTACAACTCAAAATAAGGAGATTGGTGTACATGTAACGTCCGAGAATAACACGATGAATCCTCGAAGAATCGAGATGAAAACGATGAATCCGCCGGAAAATATAGAATTATGCTTGAAACTCGAAGATTAA